Below is a genomic region from Gemmatimonadota bacterium.
ATTCGATCTGCGGCCGGCCGAGGTAGCTCTTCGGGCCGGTGACACGATCCTGGGCGTCGCGATACCAGCGGTTGTCGGTGAGGAAGACATCGACATCGCTCCACCCGAACGACGACGTGACGCCACCATCGCCATCGGCACCGAGCGGTGGATTACCCCAGAAGAGTTCGAACGCCGCGCGCGTGAGGAAGCGGCCGCCGTAGGAACGGTCGCTGTCGTTGGGCCGAAGTCGTGGTCGTCCCACGTCGCGTAGTGACTGGTGGCGGCCAACAGCGGCTGGAGCTCGGGCAGCGAGCGCGAGTGGGTGTAGCGATAGGAAGACGCCGGTGCGCGTGTCGAAGTCGCCCTCGCGCAGATAGGCGTTGTCGCCCATCCAGAGAACCAGGTCGGGGCGGCTGCGGGTCACGGCGCCGAGGATGTCGTACTCGCCGCCGTACGGGGCGCCGGGGCGGTCGAATTCCGGCTCGTTCACGTAGAAGCAGGAC
It encodes:
- a CDS encoding alkaline phosphatase D family protein codes for the protein MNEPEFDRPGAPYGGEYDILGAVTRSRPDLVLWMGDNAYLREGDFDTRTGVFLSLHPLALAARAPAAVGRHQSLRDVGRPRLRPNDSDRSYGGRFLTRAAFELFWGNPPLGADGDGGVTSSFGWSDVDVFLTDNRWYRDAQDRVTGPKSYLGRPQIEWLLNGLKSSRATFKLVVIGGQTVNNSVTFENYATYEAERTFFLDRLAEERIPGVILLSGAKHWTELSRMNRAGSHSLYDLTVSPLTAGPSTGWKSEQNAYRVEGTMVNDRNFGLLEVTGPLKERVLTITIQDRTGAVRWKRAIPASELK